The Daucus carota subsp. sativus chromosome 2, DH1 v3.0, whole genome shotgun sequence genome includes a window with the following:
- the LOC108206882 gene encoding 1-aminocyclopropane-1-carboxylate synthase yields MGSSSDDGNNNLLSKIAISDQHAENSPYFDGWKAYDSNPYHSLKNPDGVIQMGLAENQLSFDLIEEWIKNNPTASICTSQGVGQFKDIAIFQDYHGLPQFRKAIAMFMERVRGHRVSFDPDRVVMAGGATGANELIMFCLANPGDAFLVPSPYYPAFDRDLSWRTGVQLIPVHCHSSNDFKITKQALEEAYENAIQSGINVKGLLLANPSNPLGTNLETQHLKDLVNFINERQIHLVCDEIYSATVFSQPDFVSVAEMIQEMEFVNRDLIHIVYSLSKDMGLPGFRVGIVYSYNDVVVSCGRKMSSFGLVSSQTQLFLANLLSDQVFIDKFLAESSKRLGARHKIFTEGLEEIGIKCLKSNAGLFFWMDLRPLLKESSFEAEMALWRVIVHDVKLNVSPGSSFHCSEAGWFRVCFANMDEETVQVALKRIRKFVGGKQVEVPKKSKLRWQKSLRLSFSSRLLEEGSMSPHSPLVRART; encoded by the exons ATGGGTTCATCGAGTGATGATGGAAACAACAATCTCTTGTCGAAGATTGCGATAAGCGATCAGCACGCCGAAAATTCTCCCTACTTCGATGGGTGGAAGGCTTATGATAGCAATCCCTACCATTCTCTGAAGAACCCTGATGGAGTTATCCAAATGGGACTTGCTGAGAATCAGCTTTCTTTTGATTTGATTGAGGAGTGGATTAAGAACAACCCTACTGCTTCTATTTGCACTAGTCAAGGAGTTGGGCAGTTCAAAGACATTGCCATTTTTCAAGATTATCACGGCCTGCCTCAGTTTCGAAAA GCAATTGCTATGTTTATGGAAAGAGTGAGAGGTCATCGGGTTAGCTTTGATCCGGATCGGGTCGTGATGGCCGGTGGAGCCACCGGAGCTAATGAGCTCATCATGTTTTGCCTGGCTAATCCCGGTGATGCATTTCTGGTTCCGTCTCCTTATTATCCAGC TTTCGACAGAGACTTGAGCTGGAGAACCGGGGTGCAACTCATCCCTGTCCACTGTCACAGCTCCAATGACTTCAAAATAACCAAGCAAGCTCTAGAAGAGGCGTACGAGAATGCAATCCAATCAGGAATCAATGTCAAGGGCCTCCTATTAGCGAATCCTTCAAACCCTCTGGGCACCAACTTGGAAACGCAACACTTGAAAGACCTGGTGAACTTCATCAACGAAAGACAGATTCATCTGGTCTGCGACGAAATCTACTCGGCAACGGTTTTCAGCCAACCGGACTTCGTGAGTGTAGCGGAGATGATCCAAGAAATGGAGTTTGTTAACCGGGATCTCATACATATCGTCTATAGCTTGTCCAAGGACATGGGTCTGCCTGGCTTTCGGGTGGGGATCGTCTACTCCTACAATGATGTTGTCGTCAGCTGCGGTAGAAAAATGTCCAGCTTTGGGCTGGTATCTTCTCAGACGCAGCTGTTTCTCGCTAATTTGCTGTCGGATCAAGTATTCATCGACAAGTTTCTAGCGGAGAGCTCAAAGAGACTAGGTGCCAGGCATAAAATCTTCACGGAAGGACTGGAAGAAATCGGCATCAAGTGTTTGAAAAGCAACGCGGGACTGTTCTTCTGGATGGATCTGCGCCCACTCCTCAAAGAATCATCATTCGAAGCTGAAATGGCGCTGTGGAGAGTCATAGTCCACGACGTGAAGCTGAATGTTTCACCAGGGTCTTCCTTCCATTGCTCGGAGGCCGGGTGGTTTAGGGTTTGCTTCGCCAACATGGATGAAGAAACGGTTCAAGTCGCCCTGAAAAGGATCCGGAAGTTCGTAGGAGGGAAACAAGTAGAGGTCCCGAAGAAAAGCAAATTAAGGTGGCAAAAGAGTCTCCGCTTGAGCTTCTCGTCTCGACTGTTGGAAGAGGGCTCCATGTCTCCTCACTCGCCACTTGTTCGAGCCAGGAcctaa